A window of Diospyros lotus cultivar Yz01 chromosome 14, ASM1463336v1, whole genome shotgun sequence contains these coding sequences:
- the LOC127790597 gene encoding LOW QUALITY PROTEIN: importin subunit beta-1 (The sequence of the model RefSeq protein was modified relative to this genomic sequence to represent the inferred CDS: deleted 1 base in 1 codon), translating into MAVEITQILLSAQSADAKIRTEAEVNLKQFQEQNLPSFLLSLSVELSSTDKPIESRRLAGIVLKNSLDAKDAVRKEHLVQQWVAIDMSVKSKIKDMLLSTLGSSAPEARHTSAQVIAKVAFIEIPRKEWPELIGLLLLNMTQQERPPPLKQATLETLGYVCEEISHQDLVQDEVNSVLTAVVQGMSVVEYGPEVRLAATKALYNALNFAQTNFENEMERNYIMKVVCETAVAKESEIRQAAFECLVSIASMYYDVLEPYMQTIFVLTSNAVKGDEEAVALQAIEFWSSICDEEIELQEYEVAERGDSVPPHSCFIEKSLPSLVPMLLETLLKQEEDQDQDDTTWNISMAGGTCLGLVARTVGDSIVPLVMPFVEANILKTDWRSREAATYAFGSILEGPSVEKLAPMVNAGLEFLLNAMKDDNSHVKDTTAWTLSRIFELLHTPSAGFSVISPANLQHVVGVLLESINDAPHVSEKVCGAIYYLAQGYEDAGTSSSFLTPYIPDVVKCLLATADRTDGSDSKLRSSAYETLNEVVRCSNLEEASSIVAQLLPVIMTKLGQTVEFQIVSSDDREKQGDLQALLCGVLQVIIQKLSSADETKAVILQAADQIMILFLKVFACRSSTVHEEAMLAIGALAYATGPEFGKYMPEFYKYLEMGLQNFEEYQVCAISVGVVGDICRALDDKILPYCDGIMTHLLKDLSSGELHRSVKPPIFSCFGDVALAIGEHFEKYLPYAIPMMQGAAEICARMDNNDEEMVEYGNQLRRSILEAYSGILQGFKNSKPDLMLPHAAHLMQFVELVCRDRQRDEAVTKAAVAVLGDLSDALGSNVKTLLKDHSFCTEFLGECLESDDEQLKETATWTQGMIGRVFSVAG; encoded by the exons ATGGCTGTGGAGATCACCCAAATTCTCTTGTCTGCTCAATCAGCTGATGCAAAGATCCGGACGGAGGCTGAGGTTAACCTCAAACAGTTCCAAGAGCAAAACCTAccatcttttcttctctctttgtcAGTTGAGCTCTCAAGTACTGACAAACCAATAGAATCCCGTAGATTGGCAGGTATTGTACTTAAAAATTCATTGGATGCTAAAGATGCTGTTAGGAAGGAACATCTTGTTCAACAGTGGGTAGCAATTGACATGTCTGTCAAATCCAAGATCAAAGACATGCTCTTAAGTACTCTTGGATCTTCAGCTCCTGAGGCAAGGCACACTTCAGCCCAAGTAATTGCTAAAGTTGCTTTTATTGAAATTCCTCGAAAGGAGTGGCCTGAGCTCATTGGATTATTGCTCCTCAATATGACCCAACAAGAAAGGCCTCCTCCATTAAAACAAGCAACCTTGGAAACACTTGGATATGTTTGTGAGGAGATATCACACCAGGATCTTGTGCAAGATGAAGTCAATTCTGTCCTCACTGCTGTAGTTCAAGGCATGAGTGTTGTTGAGTATGGCCCTGAAGTCCGCCTAGCAGCAACTAAGGCCCTATATAATGCTCTTAATTTTGCACAGACCAACTTTGAGAATGAGATGGAGCGGAATTACATTATGAAGGTTGTTTGTGAGACAGCCGTGGCCAAAGAGTCTGAGATCAGGCAAGCTGCTTTCGAATGCCTTGTTTCAATAGCATCAATGTACTATGATGTGCTTGAACCATACATGCAGACCATCTTTGTGCTTACCTCAAATGCAGTCAAAGGCGATGAGGAAGCTGTTGCCCTTCAAGCAATTGAATTTTGGAGCTCCATTTGTGACGAAGAGATAGAACTTCAAGAGTATGAGGTTGCTGAACGGGGGGATTCTGTCCCTCCGCATTCCTGCTTCATTGAGAAGTCTCTCCCTTCTTTAGTTCCTATGTTGTTGGAGACTTTATTGAAACAGGAGGAGGATCAAGACCAAGATGATACTACTTGGAATATATCCATGGCTGGTGGGACATGTCTAGGTCTTGTTGCTAGGACTGTTGGAGATTCTATTGTTCCCCTTGTAATGCCATTTGTGGAGGCTAATATATTGAAGACAGACTGGCGATCTCGTGAGGCAGCTACTTATGCATTTGGCTCGATCCTTGAAGGACCAAGTGTTGAGAAGCTTGCCCCAATGGTCAATGCAGGCTTGGAGTTTCTTCTTAATGCGATGAAGGATGATAACAGCCATGTTAAGGACACAACTGCTTGGACACTTAGCCGTATTTTTGAGTTGTTGCACACTCCATCTGCTGGATTCTCTGTGATTTCTCCAGCAAACCTCCAGCATGTAGTGGGGGTTTTGTTGGAGAGTATTAATGATGCTCCCCATGTATCTGAGAAGGTTTGTGGTGCCATCTACTACCTTGCGCAGGGTTATGAAGATGCTGGCActagctcttcctttctcaCTCCGTATATTCCAGATGTTGTAAAATGTCTTCTTGCAACTGCTGACCGGACAGATGGTAGCGACTCTAAGCTCAGGTCCTCTGCATATGAGACACTGAATGAGGTAGTTAGGTGTTCAAATCTGGAAGAAGCATCTAGCATTGTAGCACAGCTACTCCCTGTCATCATGACTAAATTGGGGCAAACAGTTGAATTTCAAATTGTGTCCTCGGATGATAGGGAAAAGCAAGGGGATTTGCAAGCTCTTCTTTGTGGTGTTCTTCAGGTTATTATCCAGAAACTTAGCAGTGCTGATGAGACCAAGGCTGTAATATTGCAGGCAGCCGATCAGATTATGATATTGTTCCTCAAGGTGTTTGCTTGTCGTAGTTCTACTGTGCATGAGGAAGCAATGCTCGCCATTGGTGCACTGGCTTATGCTACTGGACCAGAGTTTGGGAAATATATGCCAGAGTTCTATAAATATCTGGAGATGGGCTTACAAAATTTTGAGGAATATCAAGTTTGTGCTATCTCA GTTGGGGTGGTTGGTGATATTTGTCGAGCTTTGGATGATAAGATCTTGCCTTACTGTGATGGAATCATGACACACCTTCTGAAGGATCTATCAAGTGGTGAGCTGCACCGATCTGTCAAGCCTCCCATATTCTCCTGTTTTGGTGATGTTGCTCTGGCAATTGGAGAACACTTCGAGAAGTATCTTCCTTATGCAATACCAATGATGCAGGGAGCTGCTGAGATCTGTGCCCGAATGGACAATAATGATGAGGAGATGGTAGAATATGGCAACCAGCTTAGACGCAGCATCTTGGAAGCCTATTCTGGAATTCTCCAGGGATTCAAGAATTCCAAGCCTGACCTAATGTTGCCCCATGCTGCACATCTCATGCAGTTTGTAGAATTAGTTTGCAGAGACAGACAAAG GGATGAGGCTGTGACAAAAGCTGCTGTTGCAGTCTTGGGCGATCTTTCTGATGCACTCGGTTCGAACGTGAAGACACTATTAAAGGATCACTCATTCTGCACTGAATTTTTAGGTGAGTGTCTTGAATCTGATGATGAACAGCTCAAGGAGACCGCAACATGGACCCAAGGGATGATTGGACGTGTTTTTTCTGTCGCTGGGTAA